From Pseudothermotoga thermarum DSM 5069, a single genomic window includes:
- the cas10 gene encoding type III-B CRISPR-associated protein Cas10/Cmr2: MKNCERILKGFLHDPIDKVLRIPGHVGRAKMCMEILGISGFEEAKDSDMIAAAMERTLLEDTEKIQPFTEIRHPLCEGKLDVPEGFPEGIPEILEDVLKKIKYLQPEEMVYWLYRNYIDEVVAKLKVKGDVELSKYMPILPADTRVPDHSIFEHLKIASAINSYEKYQDNSLFFFSIGPVQSFISQSRKTQDLYNSSYLLSYLTFVATWVVAEEYGPMSIIYPELYGQPLFDWFLEKKKQIEVKNSLSSLVDLATIPNKFVAILPTSKQEELEDIVKKCEKEVREKWNDIVEYVLDNFLTSKPQQEIIDRQIKDFPEIYWVIVPWRINGKEVQIEAFRELKIETETIEKIIKTLKKQSLPVNVGIYYPLIYSLGEKFLKARKQLRNFVQTEEYGKKCTICGEREGVVSQGNVKPDKKHILKDKECLCVNCFAKRMLDEYLEKKEFPGATFGGFPSTAEICLADFREKILSSEDCRTAYEEFSKEFSKLLSVRIVKDSVVPKLKDDFDKIAENIYGEWLFEENLTQRKIKEELGEVERIEKNLPELRERLKELHKKVGKPSPYYAVIMLDGDNMGKWLSGELLPDIRYSYNTEVYESFSDSFKNNLPERKLLTPAIHASISHALRNYAIEFVKPIVEKEHLGKLVYAGGDDVLAFVNLKDLIPVLRKLRAAFSGQVEIVDGRIQVKSDNKTGFVEKDDKLILTMGPNATASCGVVIAHYKEPLKYVLNKVREMEEKAKQNDRNSFAINLIRRGKERIIVSKWFVEDNKTDVLSELENILRYFKEEKLSKTFVSKVYDSVVKTVNSTNGQLRLRGKMLEYELKRLIKRSSDPNKITNEEIESLAEKLHKLTYASFHYNFGSFICFIYLAAFLSDYLL; this comes from the coding sequence ATGAAAAACTGTGAAAGGATTTTAAAAGGCTTTCTTCACGATCCAATTGACAAAGTTTTAAGGATTCCAGGTCACGTGGGTAGAGCCAAAATGTGCATGGAAATTCTTGGAATCTCTGGTTTTGAAGAAGCCAAAGACTCGGATATGATTGCCGCTGCTATGGAAAGAACTTTGCTTGAAGATACTGAAAAGATTCAACCGTTTACCGAAATTCGTCATCCGTTGTGCGAAGGAAAGCTTGATGTACCAGAAGGTTTTCCAGAAGGCATTCCAGAGATTTTAGAGGATGTTCTTAAGAAAATAAAATATCTTCAACCAGAGGAAATGGTTTATTGGCTTTACCGCAACTACATAGACGAAGTAGTGGCAAAGCTTAAAGTCAAAGGCGATGTAGAGCTTTCAAAATACATGCCGATTTTGCCTGCGGATACCCGTGTACCTGATCATTCAATATTCGAGCATTTGAAAATTGCTTCTGCGATAAACTCGTATGAAAAATACCAAGATAATTCCTTATTCTTCTTCTCGATTGGGCCTGTTCAATCGTTCATTTCGCAGTCACGAAAAACGCAGGATTTGTACAACTCAAGTTATTTGCTTTCCTATTTAACATTTGTCGCTACTTGGGTAGTTGCGGAAGAATATGGCCCAATGTCCATAATTTATCCCGAACTTTATGGACAGCCTTTGTTCGATTGGTTTTTGGAAAAGAAGAAGCAAATTGAAGTTAAAAACTCACTTTCAAGCTTGGTTGATCTTGCAACCATACCAAACAAATTTGTTGCGATACTTCCAACCTCAAAACAAGAAGAGTTGGAAGATATAGTAAAAAAATGCGAAAAGGAAGTAAGAGAAAAATGGAACGATATAGTCGAATATGTACTTGATAATTTCCTCACATCCAAACCACAGCAAGAGATAATTGACAGACAAATCAAAGACTTTCCAGAAATTTACTGGGTTATTGTTCCATGGAGAATAAATGGAAAAGAAGTGCAGATTGAAGCTTTCAGAGAATTAAAAATAGAAACCGAGACTATTGAGAAGATCATAAAAACTCTCAAGAAGCAGTCCCTTCCTGTAAACGTTGGAATATACTATCCTTTGATCTATTCTCTTGGTGAAAAATTCCTCAAAGCAAGAAAGCAGTTGAGAAACTTTGTGCAAACTGAAGAATATGGGAAAAAATGTACCATTTGTGGCGAACGTGAAGGAGTAGTTTCACAAGGTAACGTTAAGCCCGACAAAAAGCATATTTTGAAAGATAAAGAATGTTTGTGCGTAAACTGCTTTGCAAAAAGAATGCTGGATGAGTATTTGGAGAAAAAAGAATTCCCCGGTGCCACATTTGGCGGCTTTCCATCGACAGCGGAAATATGTCTTGCAGACTTTAGAGAAAAGATTCTTTCTAGCGAAGACTGCAGAACTGCGTATGAGGAATTTTCAAAAGAATTTTCAAAACTTTTGTCTGTGAGAATTGTTAAAGATTCCGTCGTGCCCAAGTTGAAAGATGACTTTGATAAGATAGCTGAAAACATCTATGGTGAATGGCTATTTGAGGAAAATCTAACTCAAAGAAAGATTAAAGAGGAGCTTGGTGAAGTTGAGAGAATTGAGAAAAATCTTCCAGAGCTTAGAGAACGGCTGAAAGAGCTGCACAAAAAGGTGGGTAAGCCATCACCTTACTATGCGGTGATCATGCTCGATGGTGACAACATGGGAAAATGGCTTTCCGGCGAGCTTTTACCTGATATTAGATACAGTTACAACACCGAAGTTTATGAAAGCTTCTCTGATAGCTTTAAAAATAATCTACCCGAAAGAAAGCTGCTAACTCCTGCCATTCATGCTTCTATTTCACATGCTTTAAGAAACTATGCTATAGAGTTTGTCAAACCTATAGTTGAAAAAGAACATCTTGGAAAGCTCGTCTACGCCGGTGGGGACGACGTACTTGCTTTCGTTAATCTGAAGGATCTAATACCCGTTCTAAGAAAACTCAGGGCTGCGTTCAGTGGACAGGTTGAAATTGTCGATGGAAGAATTCAAGTCAAGTCTGACAACAAAACAGGATTCGTTGAAAAGGACGACAAACTGATCTTAACAATGGGACCAAATGCAACTGCTTCATGTGGAGTTGTGATTGCACACTACAAAGAGCCGTTGAAGTACGTCTTGAACAAGGTTCGAGAAATGGAAGAAAAAGCCAAGCAAAATGATAGAAATTCATTCGCAATCAACTTAATAAGACGAGGCAAAGAAAGGATAATAGTGAGTAAATGGTTCGTTGAAGATAATAAGACAGATGTTTTAAGCGAGCTTGAGAATATCTTGAGGTATTTCAAGGAAGAAAAGCTTTCAAAAACCTTTGTGTCCAAAGTTTACGATTCAGTTGTTAAGACTGTGAATAGTACCAATGGGCAGCTTCGCCTTCGTGGAAAAATGCTGGAATACGAGCTCAAACGTTTGATAAAAAGATCCTCTGATCCAAACAAAATAACAAACGAGGAAATTGAAAGCTTAGCCGAAAAACTCCATAAATTGACTTACGCTTCTTTCCATTACAACTTTGGATCGTTTATTTGCTTCATTTATCTTGCTGCATTTTTGAGCGATTATCTACTTTGA
- the cmr5 gene encoding type III-B CRISPR module-associated protein Cmr5: protein MTSLIEQDKDRKSKIEFGRAEFAYKCVENVIEKSKDIGKDLAEDYKSYSKKLPMMILTNGLAQALAFVFSKKKETNAWGMLYKHIKEYLCNHSIRKFDIGNEELTKWIISCDKETYRAATKEVLAFLSWVKRFAEGMIEDSEV, encoded by the coding sequence ATGACGAGCTTAATTGAACAAGACAAAGACAGAAAAAGCAAAATCGAATTTGGCCGAGCGGAATTTGCTTATAAATGCGTTGAAAATGTTATAGAAAAAAGCAAGGATATAGGCAAAGACCTTGCAGAGGATTACAAATCGTATTCCAAAAAATTGCCAATGATGATACTGACAAATGGACTGGCTCAAGCGCTTGCTTTTGTCTTTTCAAAGAAAAAAGAAACAAACGCTTGGGGTATGTTGTATAAGCATATTAAAGAATATCTATGCAACCACAGCATCAGAAAGTTCGACATTGGCAATGAAGAACTGACCAAGTGGATAATAAGCTGCGATAAGGAGACCTATCGGGCGGCAACAAAAGAAGTTCTTGCATTTTTAAGCTGGGTAAAACGATTCGCCGAAGGAATGATAGAGGATAGTGAGGTGTAA
- the cmr3 gene encoding type III-B CRISPR module-associated protein Cmr3 translates to MVINIKPVDTLFFRNSKPFEVGGENWAEIVFPPLPRTVYGALRTYLILQKGSIEEFKQGKFEEDLGTIDTYGKFKLKGIFLNKDGTLYFKIPYDSVLIEGKDKLKTLELMEKPKLMISNYPLEYVLFYRGGEKVEEPSGWIDTYELKKYLTGKDATVSKNSFYKISEKIGIARDEKSLSSKESYIYKIPLVQLERDVCISAVLEDSLRCLFDKEVDMLQLGGERKSAVFEIDKTDIDDDLNDLKDLNVDLKDGFFKVCLLTPTVFKKGWLPSWIDEATKEGKIGKLKVKLVAAATGRYIKVGGWDLARNKPKPLKKAVPAGAVYYFKLLEGDEKDVFETFHFKNISDEFSEEGFGFSVVGVVNGDGR, encoded by the coding sequence ATGGTTATAAACATCAAACCTGTTGATACTTTGTTCTTCAGAAATTCAAAACCTTTTGAAGTGGGGGGAGAAAACTGGGCTGAGATCGTGTTTCCTCCCTTGCCAAGAACCGTTTACGGAGCTTTGAGAACCTACTTGATCTTGCAAAAAGGCAGCATAGAAGAGTTTAAACAAGGAAAATTCGAAGAAGATCTTGGAACAATTGATACATATGGAAAATTCAAACTCAAGGGGATATTTTTAAACAAAGACGGTACCCTTTATTTTAAGATTCCGTACGACTCGGTGTTGATAGAAGGCAAAGACAAATTAAAAACCTTAGAACTTATGGAAAAACCGAAGTTGATGATTTCAAACTATCCTTTGGAATACGTACTTTTCTACCGTGGAGGAGAAAAAGTCGAAGAACCAAGTGGATGGATTGATACCTATGAATTGAAAAAATATCTTACCGGAAAGGATGCAACGGTTAGCAAGAATTCTTTCTACAAAATAAGTGAAAAAATAGGCATTGCAAGGGATGAGAAATCGTTATCATCCAAGGAATCTTACATTTACAAAATACCACTTGTTCAACTTGAGCGCGATGTTTGCATATCCGCTGTTCTTGAGGATTCATTGAGATGCTTGTTTGACAAAGAAGTAGATATGTTGCAACTTGGTGGAGAAAGAAAATCCGCTGTTTTTGAAATTGACAAAACTGATATCGACGATGATTTAAACGATTTGAAAGATTTGAACGTTGATCTTAAGGACGGCTTTTTTAAAGTTTGTCTGCTGACACCGACAGTTTTTAAGAAAGGATGGTTACCAAGCTGGATAGATGAAGCTACAAAGGAAGGCAAAATCGGTAAATTGAAGGTAAAGCTTGTTGCGGCTGCGACTGGAAGGTACATCAAAGTTGGTGGGTGGGATCTTGCAAGAAACAAGCCCAAACCTTTGAAGAAAGCCGTTCCAGCTGGCGCAGTTTATTACTTTAAATTGCTGGAAGGCGATGAAAAAGATGTTTTCGAAACATTCCACTTTAAAAACATTTCCGATGAGTTTTCCGAAGAAGGATTTGGTTTTTCCGTGGTGGGGGTAGTAAATGGCGATGGAAGATAA
- the cas10 gene encoding type III-A CRISPR-associated protein Cas10/Csm1 gives MVVFKQTSENDLFILLGALLHDIGKFYMRTEDQTTKSRVSEKYSYFIQQEGSYAPMHQHWGAYFVEQVLPSSLKGVQSIVLNHHKPSSYEELLVAVADKLSASVDRESYDQNQFEERIAQMTSVFSSIKLTDSNTTPVHFKELVAKYDVRFPSPSAANNLADAYKKLWKSFESQMRKLKDSYERSFIDLNDYVTAVYNLIQVYTYNIPSAYYYSKPDISLWAHSKSTAAIAFCLDRQLKMVFGGNKDLMKRKLEQMVEKLNNRAPLSDENIQFLLVKGDASGIQDFVFDTSTEGALKALKGKSFYISYLLDTIAKYILKEINLPICNMLYNGGGHFYLLLPKYSEESLNDFQSKIDEVLFKAHNGSLNVFIEGIEVSLNDFQQNMGTKFDSITRKLQIKKVKKLNQLMKREDFFEPFIDPENACPYCGNPMTTNTASEGNCRYCESFVELGDLLIKSQFIKEEWQMEKVSQKPKNVLEVFAEFGRKVQLVEEEDKISNTTVIDMAKIQEKYGQPAEEFYIYEALDLSTHAPLTAPFAGGGQILSLDDIVKYAKGVETWGMLRGDVDSLGKIFKEGLGERNSLSRIMTLSQEFSLFFGYHFNKLVKEESYYSIVVYAGGDDFCVIGPWSDLPYLARLIREDFSKYVCSNPDITVSMGFEISESRKFPIYRVAVACGESLEKAKAYVRQNGKKKDCICFGGNQVGWEEFDKMKDLKEKLVELLEVKGVARSLINSIYKTCMLEEEAKREKEVFKSWRLVYYIARMMDRYKDLKKELEELLYKWLIEKQTNTLYKHAYLSTRWAELETRSKGGE, from the coding sequence ATGGTTGTCTTTAAACAAACTTCCGAAAATGATCTTTTTATCCTCCTTGGAGCACTCTTGCATGATATCGGCAAGTTCTACATGAGAACAGAAGATCAAACCACAAAATCCCGTGTGAGCGAAAAATACAGTTATTTCATTCAACAAGAAGGCTCGTACGCACCTATGCATCAACATTGGGGGGCTTATTTTGTTGAGCAGGTTCTTCCAAGCTCACTTAAAGGAGTGCAATCGATCGTTTTGAATCACCATAAACCATCTTCTTACGAAGAACTACTTGTCGCTGTGGCGGACAAACTCTCTGCGTCTGTTGATAGAGAATCATACGACCAAAACCAGTTTGAAGAAAGAATCGCGCAAATGACCTCCGTGTTCTCAAGCATCAAGCTTACGGATTCAAATACCACTCCTGTTCATTTCAAGGAACTTGTTGCAAAGTACGACGTAAGATTTCCCAGCCCCTCTGCTGCGAATAATCTGGCTGACGCTTACAAGAAACTTTGGAAGTCTTTCGAATCGCAAATGAGAAAGTTGAAAGATTCATACGAACGAAGTTTTATCGACCTGAACGACTATGTAACCGCTGTTTACAACTTAATTCAGGTTTACACCTACAACATACCTTCAGCGTATTATTACAGCAAACCGGATATCTCTCTTTGGGCTCACAGCAAATCAACCGCAGCAATCGCTTTCTGTTTGGATCGACAGCTGAAAATGGTCTTTGGTGGCAACAAAGATCTTATGAAACGCAAACTCGAACAAATGGTAGAAAAGCTGAACAACAGAGCACCTCTTTCCGATGAAAATATTCAGTTTCTACTTGTCAAAGGTGATGCGTCGGGTATTCAAGATTTCGTCTTTGATACCTCAACTGAAGGTGCACTTAAAGCCTTGAAAGGCAAATCTTTCTATATCTCTTATCTCTTAGACACGATTGCAAAGTATATTCTCAAAGAAATCAACTTGCCAATTTGCAACATGCTTTACAACGGCGGCGGTCATTTTTATCTTTTATTGCCGAAGTATTCTGAAGAATCTCTGAATGACTTTCAATCCAAAATCGATGAAGTACTTTTCAAAGCCCACAACGGATCTCTAAACGTGTTCATCGAAGGTATTGAGGTTTCTTTGAACGATTTTCAGCAAAACATGGGAACCAAGTTTGATTCGATCACAAGAAAACTACAGATAAAGAAGGTTAAGAAACTCAACCAACTTATGAAGCGTGAGGACTTTTTTGAACCTTTTATCGATCCGGAGAATGCGTGTCCTTACTGCGGAAATCCGATGACCACGAATACAGCCAGTGAAGGAAATTGTAGATACTGCGAAAGCTTTGTAGAACTCGGAGATCTGTTGATAAAATCGCAGTTTATCAAAGAAGAGTGGCAAATGGAAAAGGTCAGTCAAAAACCAAAGAACGTTTTAGAGGTTTTCGCCGAGTTTGGTAGAAAGGTGCAATTGGTGGAAGAGGAAGATAAGATCTCAAATACCACAGTAATAGATATGGCAAAAATCCAAGAAAAATACGGTCAACCTGCCGAAGAATTCTACATTTATGAAGCTCTGGACCTTTCAACCCATGCCCCACTAACGGCACCATTTGCAGGTGGAGGTCAAATACTTTCCCTTGATGACATAGTCAAGTATGCCAAGGGTGTTGAAACCTGGGGGATGCTCAGAGGAGACGTAGACAGTCTTGGGAAAATCTTCAAGGAAGGTCTCGGGGAAAGAAACTCTCTTTCAAGAATCATGACGCTCTCTCAGGAGTTTTCACTTTTCTTTGGTTATCATTTCAACAAGCTTGTGAAGGAAGAAAGCTATTATTCCATAGTCGTCTACGCCGGTGGGGACGATTTTTGTGTCATAGGTCCTTGGTCGGATTTGCCTTATCTTGCAAGGTTGATTCGTGAAGACTTTTCCAAATACGTTTGCAGCAACCCAGATATAACGGTTTCAATGGGCTTTGAGATCTCTGAAAGCAGAAAATTCCCAATATACAGAGTAGCCGTAGCATGCGGTGAAAGTCTTGAAAAAGCGAAAGCCTATGTGCGACAGAACGGTAAAAAGAAGGACTGCATTTGCTTTGGTGGAAATCAAGTTGGTTGGGAAGAATTCGATAAGATGAAAGACCTTAAGGAAAAACTTGTTGAGCTTCTCGAAGTCAAGGGTGTAGCAAGATCTCTTATAAACTCCATCTACAAGACCTGCATGCTCGAGGAAGAAGCCAAAAGGGAA
- a CDS encoding putative CRISPR-associated protein, with amino-acid sequence MAMEDKIFVITSVGLSLVENYSKNGGTAYLSSDLLQKSKSENCHIYKDEIEKRDIKSWISKLEEKECINCCAEIKSLEKIVRRLENKSSNQALEVVLIKSDTIGCHISVEVLLKVLPDVLGSVLQENIQLQISKKFIKDLNLENPKTFRQGIKNLVCEVSSFFDKGKLVFDITGGYKSVIAVLSILAQINQSPAFYVYEDTDCLIEIPPAPIRPDLAFFEKYKELFQKDGIVPENEIPNGFPEELLDILDENENGKFYYLNPFAKELFKKCGKYALDSKSFLETYEHSSYEEIERIITVVGSSVFERNELLGKDDIEKAERSPANCEERECKKLEKKLKDKQNENLNCAELDSIMTILKKNNIDHSRVEIYLLYTDTLISKLAAEYVKNRLEKMGIKSKSSVIQGLRIDDSDKFIKMGLVNLLNEVYKIADRNWKKVCFNITTGFKSIVPYLTFLAMVNKSRIFYKFELADELFQIPPLPISIDWSLIKNNEKNLLEVEFGDCCISKQSYEELRSLVEKSGDKYVFTGVGRILWKKYLEINDIHALYLSDSALKKYEKLKKSDENHSTAFEKSLKELLKELHNVGENFKSRDKLCHDVGCEELKKKGFCIFKDEKERLQLRIIWKCEKTELYNTYKVYVNEFYIGKEVHNAENEYVNKCRESAEKILKVGGYRLCKLCKDGLIVLT; translated from the coding sequence ATGGCGATGGAAGATAAAATCTTCGTGATAACTTCGGTGGGACTATCGCTGGTTGAAAATTATTCAAAAAACGGGGGAACTGCGTACCTTTCAAGCGATTTACTGCAGAAAAGCAAGAGCGAAAATTGTCACATATACAAAGATGAAATTGAAAAACGAGATATAAAATCATGGATCTCAAAACTTGAAGAAAAAGAGTGTATCAACTGTTGTGCTGAGATAAAAAGTTTAGAGAAAATTGTTAGACGGCTCGAAAACAAAAGCAGTAATCAGGCTTTGGAGGTTGTTTTGATCAAATCTGACACAATTGGTTGCCACATATCTGTAGAAGTTTTATTAAAAGTCTTACCAGATGTTTTAGGGTCTGTTCTTCAAGAGAACATCCAGCTTCAAATTTCTAAGAAATTCATAAAGGATTTGAATTTAGAAAATCCAAAAACATTTCGACAGGGGATTAAAAACTTGGTTTGTGAGGTTTCAAGCTTTTTTGACAAGGGTAAGCTTGTGTTTGACATAACCGGTGGTTATAAAAGCGTTATAGCTGTTTTATCAATACTTGCGCAGATCAATCAATCTCCTGCTTTTTACGTTTACGAAGACACAGACTGCTTGATAGAAATCCCTCCAGCACCTATAAGACCAGATCTCGCATTCTTTGAAAAATACAAAGAACTATTTCAAAAGGATGGTATCGTCCCAGAAAATGAAATTCCAAATGGTTTTCCGGAAGAATTGTTGGACATCCTTGACGAAAATGAAAATGGCAAGTTTTATTATTTGAATCCGTTTGCTAAAGAGCTTTTCAAAAAATGCGGAAAATATGCTCTTGATAGCAAAAGTTTCCTGGAAACCTATGAACATTCAAGCTACGAGGAAATCGAAAGGATAATCACCGTTGTAGGTAGTTCTGTTTTTGAAAGGAACGAACTACTCGGCAAGGACGATATAGAGAAAGCGGAAAGATCACCTGCCAACTGTGAAGAAAGAGAATGCAAAAAACTTGAGAAAAAGTTAAAAGATAAACAAAATGAAAATCTCAACTGCGCCGAGTTAGATTCCATAATGACAATTTTGAAAAAGAACAACATTGATCACTCAAGGGTAGAAATATATTTACTATACACCGATACTTTGATTTCAAAATTGGCAGCTGAGTATGTGAAGAATAGGCTCGAAAAGATGGGAATAAAATCCAAATCGTCGGTAATTCAAGGACTACGGATAGATGATTCGGATAAATTCATCAAAATGGGACTTGTGAACCTTTTGAACGAGGTGTACAAGATCGCGGATCGCAATTGGAAAAAGGTTTGTTTCAACATCACCACAGGCTTCAAATCTATCGTTCCGTACCTTACGTTTCTTGCTATGGTAAACAAAAGCAGGATTTTTTACAAATTTGAATTGGCAGATGAGCTTTTCCAAATACCGCCTTTACCTATCAGCATAGATTGGAGTTTGATCAAGAATAATGAAAAAAACCTTTTGGAAGTTGAATTCGGCGATTGTTGTATCAGTAAACAATCATACGAAGAATTAAGATCCTTGGTTGAAAAATCCGGAGATAAATACGTGTTTACAGGTGTTGGAAGGATTCTTTGGAAAAAATATTTGGAAATCAACGATATTCATGCACTTTATCTGTCGGACTCAGCGCTTAAAAAATATGAGAAGCTTAAGAAGAGTGACGAGAACCACTCTACAGCTTTTGAAAAATCGCTGAAAGAACTTCTAAAGGAGTTGCACAATGTTGGTGAAAACTTCAAAAGCAGAGACAAATTGTGTCACGATGTCGGCTGTGAAGAGTTGAAGAAAAAGGGTTTCTGCATTTTCAAAGACGAAAAAGAAAGACTCCAGCTGAGAATAATTTGGAAATGCGAAAAAACCGAGTTGTACAACACTTACAAAGTGTATGTCAACGAATTTTACATAGGTAAAGAAGTTCACAACGCCGAGAATGAATACGTCAATAAATGTCGAGAAAGTGCTGAAAAGATTCTGAAGGTCGGTGGATACAGATTGTGTAAACTTTGTAAGGACGGTTTGATAGTACTAACTTAA
- the cmr4 gene encoding type III-B CRISPR module RAMP protein Cmr4, with the protein MWKKRCAMFIACETSVHPGSGSSIGIVDLPIQREVHTNFPKIESTSLKGCLRETFRRMQKNSFAIVEEIFGPEEIGEEAYAGAISITDAKLLLFPVKSVKGVFAYVTCPLTLNRFKKEFSSILGGKVFENVQIKESTVCMGSDLLVDSKSIILEEFSFDVGEDEGTTNIAKELSNLVFPNDPAYKFWREKLQKSLVILPDNDFRDFVTNSTEVVTRIKIDTTTGTVQRGALWTEEYLPQDTILYSFVLASEPRKKGATLKDENEVFEKFKVIDNLVMQIGGNQTVGKGLVRVKLYESNQEGDGK; encoded by the coding sequence ATGTGGAAAAAAAGATGTGCTATGTTCATAGCTTGTGAGACGTCGGTTCATCCTGGAAGTGGTTCGAGCATAGGTATTGTTGATCTACCAATTCAAAGAGAGGTACACACAAATTTTCCAAAGATTGAAAGCACAAGTTTGAAGGGATGCTTAAGAGAAACGTTTAGAAGAATGCAAAAGAATAGTTTTGCCATCGTAGAAGAGATTTTTGGACCGGAAGAAATAGGCGAAGAAGCTTATGCCGGTGCGATATCTATAACTGATGCAAAGCTGCTTTTGTTTCCAGTCAAATCCGTTAAAGGAGTTTTTGCGTACGTTACTTGCCCTCTCACCCTGAATAGGTTCAAAAAAGAGTTTTCAAGCATACTTGGTGGAAAAGTTTTTGAAAATGTACAGATAAAAGAGTCAACTGTGTGTATGGGATCAGACTTATTAGTAGATAGTAAAAGCATTATTCTTGAGGAATTTTCGTTCGATGTGGGTGAGGATGAAGGTACAACAAATATCGCGAAAGAACTTTCAAATCTGGTATTTCCAAATGATCCTGCCTACAAGTTCTGGCGAGAAAAGCTTCAAAAAAGCTTGGTGATACTTCCTGATAATGATTTTCGCGACTTTGTCACAAACTCCACGGAAGTGGTAACCAGGATAAAGATTGATACCACCACAGGAACCGTACAGAGGGGAGCTCTTTGGACCGAGGAGTACTTGCCTCAGGATACCATTTTGTACTCTTTTGTGTTAGCATCCGAACCAAGGAAAAAGGGAGCCACGTTGAAAGATGAAAATGAAGTCTTTGAAAAATTCAAAGTAATCGACAATTTGGTGATGCAAATAGGTGGAAATCAAACCGTTGGCAAAGGGTTGGTTAGAGTGAAACTTTACGAATCCAACCAGGAAGGTGATGGAAAATGA
- the cmr6 gene encoding type III-B CRISPR module RAMP protein Cmr6 codes for MKKEDVIIRDEIKSVINKIDNFAIDNFALRFRFPEITESEKKGERKIKIEIINDIDKVGKSIFTSQKSIISDINERRKKSILTLEKFGYKVIEFTAKPCWRMVVGLGGTHPQETSMILHHVYGFPYIPGSSIKGVTRSMFILDWFEKVKKALVSENIDLSKFVAGLENYNPKSAKNQLPEYYDRELVDLYSNIFGTQEYQGKVIFFDAFPVGEINLVLDIINPHYPDYYSGNKPPADYQNPNPIKFLTVANTNFLFVLAGENEKIVIEAERYLKQALQAIGIGAKTSLGYGLFEIL; via the coding sequence ATGAAAAAAGAAGATGTGATCATAAGAGATGAGATAAAGTCTGTCATTAACAAAATAGATAATTTCGCAATAGATAATTTCGCACTGCGGTTTAGGTTTCCTGAGATTACGGAATCAGAAAAGAAAGGAGAAAGAAAGATCAAAATAGAGATAATAAACGACATAGATAAGGTAGGCAAAAGTATTTTCACCAGCCAGAAAAGCATTATTTCCGACATAAACGAGAGAAGAAAGAAAAGCATATTAACGCTCGAAAAATTCGGTTATAAGGTGATAGAATTCACCGCAAAGCCCTGCTGGAGAATGGTTGTCGGTCTTGGAGGAACTCATCCTCAAGAAACATCCATGATATTGCACCACGTATATGGATTTCCATACATTCCAGGAAGCTCGATAAAAGGTGTCACAAGATCTATGTTCATACTCGATTGGTTTGAAAAGGTTAAAAAAGCTTTGGTTTCGGAGAATATAGATCTAAGTAAATTCGTCGCAGGACTCGAGAATTACAATCCAAAAAGCGCAAAGAATCAACTTCCAGAGTATTACGACAGAGAACTTGTCGATCTCTACTCGAACATTTTTGGTACGCAAGAATACCAAGGAAAAGTGATATTCTTCGATGCCTTTCCCGTAGGAGAAATAAATCTCGTGCTTGACATCATTAATCCACATTATCCGGATTACTACTCCGGGAACAAACCACCTGCGGACTATCAAAATCCTAACCCGATCAAATTTCTAACCGTTGCAAACACAAATTTCTTATTTGTGTTGGCAGGCGAGAACGAAAAAATCGTTATTGAAGCTGAAAGATATCTAAAACAAGCCCTTCAAGCCATAGGAATAGGTGCAAAAACATCACTAGGATACGGATTGTTCGAAATCTTATAA